Genomic segment of Mycolicibacterium sarraceniae:
CGCCGAGCGCGCTTCCGATGCCGCCGCCACCGATGAGCCGGGAAATCGGGACCCCAGCGGCGTTAGCCGACTGGATGAGCACCATCGCCAGCGCCGTCACCAGCCAGAGCGGCGCCAGGCGTTCGGCCAACAGGTGGACCCGGAACGAGGTGGCATCGAGCGTGCCACGTTCGTCGGGCTCAGCGGTGATGACGACGAAGACCAGCGCGCCCAGGCAGATCGCGGCGGCCAGCGTCGCGGTGAAATAGCCGATTACCTCGGCGACGCTGGTGACGCTGCCGGGGTAGGAGTCACCGGTGACGGTGAAGCGGCGCTCACCGGTGACGAGGGCATAGCCGATCAGTGCGGCAACCATGCTCAGGTAGCCGACGAAGATCCACCGACCCGCCGGCCGGGCGCCTGCCTGCGTCGACTCCATCGCGGCCAGTCTAGGACTGGCCGTCGTAGTGGAATCGCCGTGGTGGGAACTTTCTGGTGCGACGGATCGACCAATGCTCAGGCCGGCCGAACGGAGGAACTCACCGGTGATCGGAGATCTCGCGCTGCGATGGTTCGTCACCATCCTGTTCGTCCTGAGCGCCGCGGAGTGCGGGTATGCGCTCGCCGCGGGGGATCGGCGACCCGCCGCCGTCGTCAGTCAATTGCTGCACGTGGTGATGGCGGTGGCGATGGCGGTGATGGCGTGGCCATCGGGTGCCGCCCTGCCCACCGTCGCGCCGATGGTGTTCTTTCTGCTCGCGACGGGCTGGTTCATCGGTGTGACGGTGAGCCCGCTCGGGGCCGGTCACCGGGTCGCCGGTGCTTATCACGCGCTGATGATGCTGGCGATGGCGTGGATGTACGCGGTGATGAACGGGCGCCTGCTGCCGGGTCAAGCGTCCTACGTCGGTGACGCCACCCCGGCGCAGACCGGGCACTCGGGGCATGCCGGGATGACCATGCCGGGCATGGACATGTCGGGGTCGGACACCGCGGTGACCGCGTCCGGGGGTGGCTATCCGCCCTACATCGATGCGCTGAACTGGTTGTGCACCATCGGTTTCGCGGTCGCCACGGTGTATTGGCTCTATCGGTACCTGACCGTGCGGATGAGCCGCACCCCGGGTGCCGGCGTGCCGCTGGGAGCCCTGTGCCAGTCGATGATGGCCGCCGGTATGGCGATCATGTTCGGCGTGATGCTGTAGCGCGTCAAGATCAGGCGGCGGAGCCGTCGGTGGGGTAGAGGTGCCCGCGCCGACGCCCGCGAGAGGCCTTGTCGGGCAGCACCACGTCCGCGGTGACCGGCGCGGCATCAGAGCGCGGTTCGGGCCCCGACGGGCGAGCGCTGCGCCAGACGATCAGCGCGAGGACCGTCCCGGCCAGCACCGGCAGATGCGACAGGATCCGGTCGAGGCCCACCGCGCCCGTCAAAGCGTCGCTGACCACATATCCGGTGAGGATCGCGGTGAACACCGAGAGCACTCCGGCCAGGCCGGCCGCCACGGCCGGGCGCACCGCCGCGACGACCATGATCACGCCCAGCGCCGCCGACCATGCCGTCGACTCGTTGAGCAGGTGCCCGCCCATCATCATGTGATGCGCGGCAGCCGACGTCCCGACGTTGACGC
This window contains:
- a CDS encoding zf-HC2 domain-containing protein; the encoded protein is MDCPVAREALSARIDGEREPVPAARVDEHVAGCADCRAWYAQAVEQTQQLRRLAGRSQVAAVAASDRAAMSRTPRPLPSISTCLRATLALTGLVQMGLAIAQAAGVNVGTSAAAHHMMMGGHLLNESTAWSAALGVIMVVAAVRPAVAAGLAGVLSVFTAILTGYVVSDALTGAVGLDRILSHLPVLAGTVLALIVWRSARPSGPEPRSDAAPVTADVVLPDKASRGRRRGHLYPTDGSAA
- a CDS encoding DUF5134 domain-containing protein, which translates into the protein MIGDLALRWFVTILFVLSAAECGYALAAGDRRPAAVVSQLLHVVMAVAMAVMAWPSGAALPTVAPMVFFLLATGWFIGVTVSPLGAGHRVAGAYHALMMLAMAWMYAVMNGRLLPGQASYVGDATPAQTGHSGHAGMTMPGMDMSGSDTAVTASGGGYPPYIDALNWLCTIGFAVATVYWLYRYLTVRMSRTPGAGVPLGALCQSMMAAGMAIMFGVML